One window of the Acinonyx jubatus isolate Ajub_Pintada_27869175 chromosome A2, VMU_Ajub_asm_v1.0, whole genome shotgun sequence genome contains the following:
- the LOC128315005 gene encoding uncharacterized protein LOC128315005 yields the protein MAWTQLPRRARAPFEGRVWGSVGAARPGCGAQTGLRAGSPAPEGRSVQPLCPSRPCFPASSQRRWNPVEPRLLSVSTHLCVYCGGGGGPRFRQSTPFPPDSGRLLEEHLPSRARTGDGASGGAPTEHPDPRPGRSCGAGYPSGCGTHLGPTPSRGCLAWLPGGDELASLPPEPSLAAFILEGFVYGQVYGTGADLEKGFSLKKSSCSWLPVRGSVGAPKCHSRTLTRGTPSIPGGVSLSLKKGSLLNPERPQNQDPERGPWGRPTIARPPRCSRHALGEKFFRFPCLALVSSAS from the exons ATGGCCTGG ACACAGCTGCCTCGCCGGGCGCGGGCCCCTTTCGAGGGGCGGGTCTGGGGCAGTGTGGGTGCCGCTCGCCCCGGCTGTGGAGCCCAGACCGGGCTTCGTGCGGGGTCCCCGGCACCCGAGGGCCGGTCCGTCCAACCTCTTTGCCCCTCGCGACCCTGCTTCCCCGCGTCATCGCAACGGAGATGGAACCCCGTGGAACCCCGgctgctttctgtctccacccATCTCTGCGTgtactgcggggggggggggggcccaagATTCCGGCAGAGCACCCCGTTCCCTCCAGACAGTGGCCGGCTGCTGGAGGAGCACTTGCCCAGCAGGGCCCGGACCGGAGACGGGGCCTCTGGTGGTGCCCCTACTGAGCACCCTGATCCGAGGCCTGGGCGCTCCTGCGGGGCGGGTTACCCGTCGGGGTGCGGGACCCACCTGGGACCCACCCCATCACGGGGGTGCCTGGCCTGGCTCCCGGGAGGGGACGAGCTGGCCAGTCTCCCACCCGAGCCCTCGCTGGCTGCCTTCATCCTGGAAGGCTTCGTCTACGGGCAGGTGTATGGAACAGGAGCGGATCTTGAAAAGGGCTTTTCGCTCAAAAAGAGCA GCTGCTCGTGGCTGCCCGTCCGGGGCTCCGTGGGAGCTCCGAAGTGCCACAGCAGGACCCTGACACGGGGGACCCCGAGCATCCCCGGAGgtgtttctctttccctgaagAAGGGGAGCCTGCTTAACCCTGAGAGGCCCCAAAACCAAGACCCAGAAAGGGGGCCTTGGGGACGCCCGACCATCGCACGCCCGCCCCGCTGCTCACGGCACGCCCTTGGTGAGAAGTTCTTCCGCTTTCCCTGCCTGGCCCTGGTCTCCAGCGCTTCCTGA
- the CA2H19orf25 gene encoding UPF0449 protein C19orf25 homolog yields MGSKAKKRVVLPTRPAPPTVEQILEDVRGAPSEDPVFTALALEDSPGLSGRAEDAEAQQQQLYQQSRAYVAMNQRLQQAGDGLKQKREDLWRAGEGLEREVRLLKQGAPPGAVAASLG; encoded by the exons ATGGGTTCCAAGGCCAAGAAGCGGGTGGTACTGCCCACTCGCCCAGCGCCCCCCACGGTGGAGCAGATCCTGGAGGACGTGCGGGGTGCGCCCTCCGAGGACCCCGTGTTCACCGCCCTGGCCCTGGAAG ACTCCCCAGGCCTCTCCGGGAGGGCGGAGGACGCGGaggcccagcagcagcagctttaCCAGCAGAGCCGCGCCTACGTAGCCATGAATCAGCGTCTGCAGCAGGCGGGCGACGGGCTGAAGCAGAAGCGTGAGGACCTGTGGCGGGCTGGCGAGGGGCTGGAGCGGGAAGTCCGCCTGCTGAAGCAGGGGGCGCCCCCAGGGGCCGTGGCCGCCTCCTTGGGCTGA